The window TGGAGTGCCGAACCTGGGCAACACGTCGTCCGATTCATCGACGGAACGTAATGGCCGTCGCGTGGGCCAGAATGCGTATGCTTACGAACCACCTGTTCCTCTTACGCCGTATCAGCGTCTGGTTGCGTCTTCCGTGGGAAAGGTGCTTCCGATCTACGGATCAACGTTGTTCAGTAATGTCCCGACGACATTTGCTCCGGTCGATCGTATTCCGGTGACGCCGGAGTATTTGATTGGACCAGGAGATGAACTGTTGGTCCGGCTTTGGGGACAGGTAACGCTGGATGGGCACTTTACTGTCGATCGTTCAGGGAACGTCTATCTTCCGCAGGTAGGTGCGATTCGTGTTGCAGGTATCCCATTTGCGAAGCTGACAGATTATCTTCGCGCTCAGATAGGGCGCACGTTTCGCAACTTCGATATCAACGTAAATATTGGGCAGTTGCGGTCCATTCAAATATTTATTGTGGGTGAAGCGAAGCGTCCTGGCAGCTACACGGTCAGTTCTCTCAGCACGCTTGTGAATGCACTGTTTGCCAGCGGTGGTCCGGGGCCAATGGGAAGCATGCGCGATATTCAAGTAAAGCGCAACGGCGAAGCGGTCGTAACCTTTGATTTTTATGATCTGCTATTGAAGGGCGACAAATCGAAGGATGTACAGCTGGTGTCTGGGGATGTTATTTACATTCCGCCAGTAGGGCCGATGGTAGCAGTAGCCGGAAGTGTTGATGTGCCGGCGTTGTATGAACTGAAAAAGGAATCCACGGTGAGCGAACTGCTTCGCTTATCCGGCGGACTTTCGACGTTGGCCCAGGACAAACAGATCCGAATTGAGCGCCTCAAGCTGAACGATTCGAGATCGGTGGTCGATGTAAAGCTCGATGCTGCCGGACTGGCGACTGAACTTCACGATGGCGACATTGTAGAAGTTTCACCGATCATTGACCGTTTCAAAGACTCAGTTACTTTGCGGGGAAACGTGGCAGAGCCACGGCGATTTGCCTGGTTTCCGGGCATGCGAGTGCGTGACATTATTCCCGACAAAGAAGCACTCTTGACGCGAGACTACTGGTTGCAGCGCAATCGGCTTGGGCTTCCGATACTGGACTCTACCCCTGCAGTTCGCCTTTATGCGCCGGATGCTCCAACAGCACAGTACAACGGTGGTGGTATTTCGCCAGTAAGTCCCATCGTTCTTCCGAGTTTGACCTACTCTCAGAGACTCGCAGCCGCCCAGGACAGCGACACGAACGTGTACGGGATTACTCCGAAGCAGCCCCTGGGTAGAAGCGATAACTCTACGCCTCCTTCTACTTCTGCCGGTGATGATCTGAACTCCACACAGGCGGACGCTCAAAGCTCGTTGCCTTCGGGAGACAACGGGAATACCGTTCGCAACACAAATAATTCGCGCGGTGGAGCGCTCGGCACAGGGGACACGCGGAACGAAACAGATTCCAGCAGCGCAACGGGGTCTTCGGTAAGTGCTGCGGTAACCGGAACGTCGCAGCGGTTTCCGGCAAAGAACGCGGTTGTGCTAAGCGCGCCTGAGGTTGATTGGGCGTACGCAGTCATTCAGCGGCTCAATCATAACGACTTGAGCTCCCAGCTCATTCCGTTCAATCTTGGAAAAGTAGTGTTGGATGGTAGCGCGACGGACAACCTGGAGCTTGAGGCTGGTGACGTTGTTACGATTTTTTCAAAGTCCGATATTCGTGTCCCTCAATCTCAGCAGACGAAGTACGTACGACTTGAGGGTGAGTTTAGTGCCAGCGGTACGTACAGCGTCGCCCCAGGGGAGACGCTTCGTCAACTCGTGACTCGCGCCGGTGGGTTGACTTCAGGTGCCTACCTGTATGGATCTCAATTTACCCGAGAGTCCGCAAGGGTAATCCAACAGCAGCGACTCAATGATTATGCTGCGGACCTTGATCGCCGGATCAAATTGGCCGAAGCGAACGCTGCGAATAATGCGATAAGTCCTCAAGATGATGTTCAGGACGTTGCCGCACTGCAAAATGCTCGAACTGTTGCGCAAAGGCTACGGCAGTTGAAATCTACGGGAAGAATTGTCCTTGATATGGGCGCCGAGAGCAAGACAGTGGCGGATATTCCGGATCTCCCGCTTGAAGATGGCGACGTATTTATCGTTCCCCAGATGCCGTTGACCGTTGATGTGTTTGGAGCGGTTTACAACCAGACGTCTTTTCTGTACAACCCCCAGAAGCGGGTAGGCGATTATTTGCATCAGGCGGGGGGCGGGACGCGCACCGCGGATAACAGTCGAAGCTACATTGTCCGGGCGGATGGCGCGATTGTTAGCCGACAATATTCGAGCGGCATACTCGGTAGATTTGATTCCACTCGGCTTAACCCTGGTGATGCTGTTGTTGTTCCTGAACAGGTCGATAAGCGGCCTCTGCTTCGGAATCTTGTGGATATCGCGACGATCTTTGGCCAATTTGGCCTCGGGATAGCTGCCATTAATGTATTGAGATAATTGAGGCAGGTAAGACAATGTTGGAGACAGAGTCCAGGCGGACGACGATTGACGTCGCAACGGATGGTGGGTCGGCGGACTACGTTTCGAAACGCGGCGAGCTCGACTTGTTCTTGTTGGCTTTACTCGTCAAACGCAAAGGTCGACGAACGATGTTGACGGCGGTCGCGGGTTTGTTTGTTGTTCTAGTTATGCTGTTTTTCATGAAGCCAAGATATTCGGCGTCGGCAGCACTTCTAGTTCCGCAGCCCAGTTCATCCGGGGCCTCGATAGCTCTCAAACTAGCGATGGGAGGGTTGGATCTTGGCGGGGGGACCTCCGAGGTTTACGAGGATATTCTCGAAAGTAAAACTGTCGCCGATCGCCTGATCGCACAGTATGGCTTGAAGGGTGTCTACAGAGTTAAATATCAACTCGCGGCACAGAAAGAGTTGGCTTCGCGTACGAAGATCGTCACTTCGAAGGAAGGCTTAGTTCGAGTGACAGTTCAGGATGAAGATCCAAAACGGGCTGCCGATCTAGCAAATAGTTATCTAGCCGAATTGGACCGCATGAATGAGGGTCTTGCCATCACATCTGCGGGTCAGCAGCGACTTTATTTTGAGCGTGAGATGGTCAAGGAGAAAGATGCTCTCGCGGAAGCCGAAGTCGAATTGAAAAAAACTCAAGAGAGCACCGGTATTCTGGTACCGCAAGCTCAGGTCGCGGCCAATATTGGTGCTATAGAACAAACCCGAGCGCAGTTGAGGCTTCGCCAGGTACAGTTAGGCGCTCTCCTGCAAGGTGCGACGCAAGAGAACCCAAATGTTTTGCGACTTCAGGCCGAGATAAAGGGGCTTGAGAATCAATTGCAAGCGATGCAAAGCGGCTCTGACACCGGAGTGGCCACAGGGATACCTACCTCGAAGACTCCTGAGCG is drawn from Edaphobacter lichenicola and contains these coding sequences:
- a CDS encoding polysaccharide biosynthesis/export family protein; amino-acid sequence: MTAKGWFRALRVLVLTCIACSIPLTTHGQSAQPNDNPFASLGPTQSTATQNPQSQSSGSDSTNQQLPQLPQTPQEGTTINGVPNLGNTSSDSSTERNGRRVGQNAYAYEPPVPLTPYQRLVASSVGKVLPIYGSTLFSNVPTTFAPVDRIPVTPEYLIGPGDELLVRLWGQVTLDGHFTVDRSGNVYLPQVGAIRVAGIPFAKLTDYLRAQIGRTFRNFDINVNIGQLRSIQIFIVGEAKRPGSYTVSSLSTLVNALFASGGPGPMGSMRDIQVKRNGEAVVTFDFYDLLLKGDKSKDVQLVSGDVIYIPPVGPMVAVAGSVDVPALYELKKESTVSELLRLSGGLSTLAQDKQIRIERLKLNDSRSVVDVKLDAAGLATELHDGDIVEVSPIIDRFKDSVTLRGNVAEPRRFAWFPGMRVRDIIPDKEALLTRDYWLQRNRLGLPILDSTPAVRLYAPDAPTAQYNGGGISPVSPIVLPSLTYSQRLAAAQDSDTNVYGITPKQPLGRSDNSTPPSTSAGDDLNSTQADAQSSLPSGDNGNTVRNTNNSRGGALGTGDTRNETDSSSATGSSVSAAVTGTSQRFPAKNAVVLSAPEVDWAYAVIQRLNHNDLSSQLIPFNLGKVVLDGSATDNLELEAGDVVTIFSKSDIRVPQSQQTKYVRLEGEFSASGTYSVAPGETLRQLVTRAGGLTSGAYLYGSQFTRESARVIQQQRLNDYAADLDRRIKLAEANAANNAISPQDDVQDVAALQNARTVAQRLRQLKSTGRIVLDMGAESKTVADIPDLPLEDGDVFIVPQMPLTVDVFGAVYNQTSFLYNPQKRVGDYLHQAGGGTRTADNSRSYIVRADGAIVSRQYSSGILGRFDSTRLNPGDAVVVPEQVDKRPLLRNLVDIATIFGQFGLGIAAINVLR
- a CDS encoding GNVR domain-containing protein produces the protein MLETESRRTTIDVATDGGSADYVSKRGELDLFLLALLVKRKGRRTMLTAVAGLFVVLVMLFFMKPRYSASAALLVPQPSSSGASIALKLAMGGLDLGGGTSEVYEDILESKTVADRLIAQYGLKGVYRVKYQLAAQKELASRTKIVTSKEGLVRVTVQDEDPKRAADLANSYLAELDRMNEGLAITSAGQQRLYFEREMVKEKDALAEAEVELKKTQESTGILVPQAQVAANIGAIEQTRAQLRLRQVQLGALLQGATQENPNVLRLQAEIKGLENQLQAMQSGSDTGVATGIPTSKTPERALEYIRKEREVKFHEAVFALLAKQYELAKQEEAKTVSMIEVLDRATVPERKTWPPKTVFCLLGLLGGALVGVVWTLVESFIQAAMSNPDNQEKYQALMGTRHT